In Onthophagus taurus isolate NC chromosome 6, IU_Otau_3.0, whole genome shotgun sequence, a genomic segment contains:
- the LOC111424879 gene encoding centrosomin isoform X3 translates to MGDPESSEMSMTFNDITSPCQLQELTLDPDGTYNHAVGGYQTSNIGQARSRSVKEFEETLTALRKENFNLKLRIYFLEERMGTNFGMDKENAIKKNIELKVEVESYKKELAEKQDLLCQAVKAMELDEEEHIKVKDELQQKVNNLQNQLDSLQQKYDDATGDHGDRGFDDDKEFYERNFEKHCSHEPYIQELENKIKELENALEKSKENARDLDNLLQLTENRSSNLASVEEELKEKENALKKQQVDIEERNKIVSNYRVRVSKLEDDLIEKKNDIDFIAKELKEKCLLVQDLKHDNEDLQKLLNENQANLTLERRKIEKHKLSVYERNKRIIELEDEVKQLTKKLTIMQAQFEVAVKTEVQRKNDGARKPQSPLTDANKFAVVEPAKGNANTASGDEHVYSNPRSPSLSQLKLSPRSSSPNFERHRVQSKSPSHAPAECSSNYAVTTPDLKQHSLDQLQQAIGNYQKQISKLEQDQLKACKLIQFMCETRKKNTREIDELKSIITKKDFEIDQLSEKVRKTPFKDLSMVESLSTHLLSPNHSKKSVNSRTDVSKTSSIEVVTNNETSAPDLIEDPKLLLEQYRELTDNLEEQKQVLISTVEETKNQLEDLECKCESLKAELKTRENRIVDLEFELLSLSQGISSESLGMGEKSDVGNEKPASFFIKELEEKDREIEKLESELKKRTCDLQGIVNKELWEKNREIEKLTKRYNEIIATKDQELNQLEGDLSSKTQQLEVLTDRISELGIIVRHQDDSFEIIKKESLELCSLELKLNDSIKERDFYRTQLVEYDNKLKLATEKAIIDTQKLSQLENEVQLIREENEKCENLRQDALEVCSILSRRLEELAYFLDSLLKQKSVLGFLGTKQNEKLRQLINQSLDISHTLSLSISLNPNQSLMQLSNLSALLNTTTPIECDENGDQSEYVNKIPTEISLTYHSHFSQTEQIGEEGGIIATLRSQIDKLKNDIQARDIELEKLGVSLEKGDNNEVKMLSVVKVDECIKEDEEIMDVLLSIVPESQGAQPSSQQIYETLVCTKISGSADKSKYGIDNSDTESWSEPDRAVSKARIGLGDCITPTQSREDIASTEDDPEKSNSTSRLVVSRKSILAENRQTIINLHEQICEMESKLREKEAELEMLKDTCSEITLQLESSQETQKRNMEINEELKRERDELLENVEMLEKKLASTEMVKQETQMQLGELQKTIEEVKTSQKILQETVDLKNKDAQNKMNELELEKGLLIEKLKFTEQKAQDLVTECINAEKKLQLLRDELQFIEQSVREELQLDFEEKLREQDENYEMKLKLLERTAEAELKMFRDEADAKIRRITDEADLQIKQLVIDNQELLSKYDAECMRRVEVDKVMGSIKELEKFKKVVKVAEDRIRSLEDTEKHLKHQLHDTEIQYQSKISMLHCELEKISLSHSESLLEKSRILTEKTELDTRLKEFAEKEMEFARQVCEYKDDFENMKDTFQKQLAHLESQKSRLELRIGELEQVNAELRNRLVRLQATDNNQQNNQQQTSKTPVAHPASSRILELFLNKTVPASFKRQYSENSEYSEDHNNSGRNVFGGPAVSGSAEIDRQHANSSPDLGIESDHGRFSSLEAAVNINRPFLKTLELTESMSNLLSKDDGQVVSCNNEICCTKTKELVNENNDLRKKLLRTRRALEDTVSQLTMANQRKKQVEKTICKQIHKTSQVLRKAKANLDNGSDHEVLKQ, encoded by the exons ATGGGTGATCCGGAATCATCCGAGATGAGTATGACATTCAATGATAT cacAAGTCCTTGTCAATTACAAGAATTAACATTAGATCCTGATGGTACTTATAACC ATGCTGTTGGTGGATATCAAACTTCGAATATCGGGCAAGCCCGTAGCCGATCAGTTAAGGAGTTTGAAGAAACTCTTACCGCTCTTCGGAAAGAAAACTTCAATCTTAAGCTGAGGATTTATTTCCTTGAGGAGCGGATGGGGACAAACTTTGGCATGGATAAAGAAAatgcgattaaaaaaaatattgaattaaag GTGGAAGTGGAGAGTTATAAGAAAGAGCTTGCAGAGAAACAGGATCTCTTATGTCAAGCTGTGAAGGCTATGGAGTTGGATGAAGAAGAACACATTAAAGTGAAAGATGAACTCCAACAGAAAGTTAATAACTTACAGAATCAATTAGATTCGCTCCAACAGAAGTATGat GATGCTACGGGAGATCATGGTGATCGTGGTTTTGATGatgataaagaattttatgaaaGAAACTTTGAGAAACATTGCAGTCATGAACCCTACATAcaagaattagaaaataaaataaaagaacttGAAAACGCT ctGGAAAAATCGAAAGAAAACGCGCGTGATTTGGACAACCTTTTACAGCTAACAGAAAATAGAAGTAGTAATTTAGCGTCCGTTGAAgaggaattaaaagaaaaagaaaacgcCTTAAAGAAACAACAAGTCGACATCGAAGAACGCAATAAAATCGTGTCGAATTATCGCGTACGCGTGAGTAAACTCGAAGATGATttgattgaaaagaaaaacgacATTGACTTCATCGCCAAGGAGTTGAAAGAGAAGTGCCTTTTGGTGCAAGATTTAAAACACGACAACGAGGATCTTCAAAAATTGCTGAACGAGAACCAAGCTAACCTAACGTTGGAACGACGCAAGATCGAGAAGCATAAGCTATCGGTTTACGAACGGAACAAGCGGATTATCGAACTAGAAGACGAGGTGAAACAGCTAACGAAAAAATTAACGATTATGCAGGCGCAGTTCGAGGTTGCGGTCAAAACCGAGGTTCAACGTAAAAACGATGGGGCGCGTAAACCTCAGTCACCGCTTACTGACGCTAATAAATTTGCAGTTGTCGAGCCGGCTAAAGGGAATGCCAACACCGCATCCGGCGACGAGCATGTATACAGCAACCCAAGGTCGCCATCACTATCGCAATTAAAACTCTCACCCCGATCTTCATCGCCAAATTTCGAACGTCATCGCGTCCAATCCAAGTCACCTTCACACGCACCGGCCGAATGTTCGTCTAACTACGCCGTTACCACGCCAGATTTAAAACAACACAGTCTTGATCAGTTACAGCAAGCAATTGGAAATTACCAGAAGCAAATCTCCAAGCTCGAACAAGATCAACTTAAAGCGTGTAAACTTATCCAGTTTATGTGCGAAACTCGTAAAAAGAACACTAGAGAAATTGATGAACTTAAAtcgattattacaaaaaaagattttgaaatcGATCAGCTATCAGAAAAAGTTAGGAAGACACCTTTTAAAGATCTTAGCATGGTGGAATCCTTGTCCACTCACCTTTTATCGCCCAATCATAGTAAGAAGAGCGTAAATTCAAGAACCGACGTCAGCAAGACTTCTAGCATTGAAGTCGTTACAAATAATGAG ACATCTGCTCCTGACTTGATTGAGGACCCTAAGTTGTTACTAGAACAATACAGAGAACTTACAGATAACTTAGAGGAACAAAAACAG gtTTTGATAAGTACCGTTGAAGAAACGAAAAATCAACTCGAAGATCTTGAATGTAAATGTGAATCGCTCAAGGCTGAACTGAAAACTCGCGAAAATCGAATTGTCGACTTGGAATTTGAACTTCTCTCGTTATCCCAGGGAATATCGAGTGAATCTTTAGGAATGGGGGAGAAGTCTGATGTGGGTAACGAAAAGCCAGCCTCGTTCTTCATCAAAGAACTTGAAGAAAAAGACCGTGAGATTGAAAAGCTCGAATCGGAACTTAAGAAGCGGACCTGTGATCTTCAAGGAATCGTTAACAAAGAACTTTGGGAGAAGAATcgagaaattgaaaaattaacgaAACGTTACAACGAAATCATCGCAACCAAAGACCAAGAATTGAATCAACTCGAAGGAGATTTATCATCAAAAACTCAACAATTGGAGGTTTTAACTGATAGAATATCTGAATTGGGGATAATCGTGAGACATCAAGATGATTCTTTCGAAATAATTAAGAAGGAAAGTCTCGAATTGTGTTCGTTagagttaaaattaaacgattcGATCAAAGAACGCGACTTTTATCGAACGCAATTGGTCGAGTATGATAATAAACTCAAACTAGCTACTGAAAAAGCTATCATTGATACACAAAAATTATCGCAGTTAGAAAATGAAGTACAATTGATCAGAGAAGAAAATGAGAAATGTGAAAATCTTCGGCAGGACGCCCTGGAAGTGTGCTCGATTCTTTCAAGACGCCTGGAAGAGTTGGCTTACTTTTTGGACTCTTTGCTTAAGCAGAAATCAGTTTTGGGCTTTTTAGGGACGAAACAAAACGAAAAACTTCGACAACTTATTAATCAAAGCTTAGATATATCTCACACGTTATCGCTATCTATATCTTTAAACCCAAATCAAAGCCTGATGCAACTCTCCAACCTCTCAGCTCTTTTAAACACAACAACACCAATCGAATGTGACGAAAACGGCGATCAAAGCGAATACGTTAATAAAATCCCAACGGAAATTTCCCTTACCTATCACAGTCATTTTAGTCAAACAGAACAAATAGGCGAAGAAGGTGGGATTATTGCAACGCTAAGATCgcaaattgataaattaaagaatgacATTCAAGCTAGGGATATCGAGTTGGAAAAATTGGGCGTTTCTTTAGAAAAAGGCGATAACAATGaagtaaaaatgttatctGTTGTTAAAGTCGATGAATGCATTAAAGAAGACGAGGAAATTATGGATGTGTTATTATCTATTGTTCCCGAATCGCAAGGTGCACAACCATCGTCTCAACAAATCTACGAAACATTAGTATGCACTAAAATAAGCGGATCTGCTGATAAATCAAAGTATGGGATTGATAATTCGGATACTGAATCGTGGTCTGAACCAGATAGAGCCGTATCTAAAGCAAGAATCGGTTTGGGCGATTGTATAACACCAACACAATCAAGAGAAGATATAGCCTCCACTGAAGACGACCCAGAAAAATCTAATTCCACTTCACGATTAGTTGTATCCAGGAAATCAATTTTGGCAGAAAACCGccaaacaataataaatctcCACGAACAAATTTGCGAGATGGAATCGAaattaagagaaaaagaaGCTGAATTAGAAATGCTAAAAGATACCTGTTCGGAAATTACCCTCCAATTAGAATCATCGCAAGAAACCCAAAAAAGAAACATGGAAATAAACGAGGAATTAAAACGTGAAAGAGATGAACTCCtcgaaaatgttgaaatgcTTGAAAAGAAATTGGCATCGACCGAAATGGTAAAACAAGAAACGCAAATGCAACTTGGCGAGCTTCAAAAAACAATAGAAGAGGTGAAAACCTCGCAGAAAATACTACAAGAAACCGTTGATCTTAAAAACAAAGATGctcaaaataaaatgaacgaacttgaattagaaaaaggattactaattgaaaaattgaaattcacAGAACAAAAAGCTCAAGATTTAGTAACTGAATGTATTAATGCCGAGAAAAAATTGCAATTATTACGGGATGAGTTACAATTCATAGAGCAAAGCGTCCGAGAAGAATTACAATTAGATTTTGAGGAAAAACTCAGGGAACAAGACGAAAATTACGAAATGAAGCTTAAATTACTTGAACGTACCGCTGAGGCggaattgaaaatgtttaggGATGAGGCTGATGCGAAAATAAGAAGGATCACCGATGAAGCTGATTTACAAATTAAACAGTTGGTGATTGATAATCAAGAATTGTTGAGTAAATATGATGCTGAATGTATGCGAAGAGTGGAAGTTGATAAAGTTATGGGATCAATAAAAGAACTAgaaaag ttcaaaaaagttgtaaaagtAGCTGAAGATAGAATCCGCTCTTTAGAAGACActgaaaaacatttaaaacatcaaTTACACGACACAGAAATCCAATATCAATCGAAAATAAGTATGTTGCATTgcgaattagaaaaaattagtTTGTCGCATTCGGAGTCTTTACTAGAAAAGTCTCGTATCCTAACGGAAAAGACGGAACTAGATACGCGTCTTAAAGAATTTGCTGAAAAGGAAATGGAATTCGCCCGTCAAGTGTGCGAGTACAAagacgattttgaaaatatgaaggACACGTTTCAAAAGCAATTGGCGCATCTTGAAAGTCAAAAGTCGCGGCTTGAATTGAGAATTGGGGAACTCGAACAAGTCAACGCCGAGCTTAGAAATCGATTGGTGAGATTACAAGCTACCGATAATAATCaacaaaataatcaacaacaaaCATCTAAAACGCCTGTTGCCCACCCGGCATCAAGTCGCATATTGGAgctatttttgaataaaacagTACCAGCGAGTTTTAAGAGGCAGTATTCCGAGAATTCCGAGTATTCCGAAGATCACAATAATTCTGGTAGAAACGTGTTTGGAGGTCCTGCTGTTTCAGGATCCGCTGAAATCGATAGACAACACGCTAACTCATCTCCCGATCTTGGAATTGAAAGCGATCACGGCCGATTTTCAAGTTTGGAAGCCGCGGTTAATATCAATAgaccgtttttgaaaacattGGAATTGACGGAATCTATGAGTAATCTATTAAGTAAAGACGACGGCCAAGTTGTGTCATGCA ataatgAAATATGTTGTACGAAAACGAAAGAACTGGTAAACGAAAACAACGATTTACGTAAGAAATTGTTACGAACGCGTCGAGCGCTAGAAGATACGGTTAGTCAATTAACGATGGCTAACCAGCGTAAAAAACAAGTTGAAAAAACGATTTGCAAACAGATTCACAAGACTAGTCAGGTGTTGCGTAAGGCGAAGGCGAACTTAGACAACGGCTCAGATCATGAAGTTTTAAAGCAGTAA
- the LOC111424879 gene encoding centrosomin isoform X2, whose amino-acid sequence MSYYNKYGAQRTPPRKSLTQPSATSPFCTSPCQLQELTLDPDGTYNHAVGGYQTSNIGQARSRSVKEFEETLTALRKENFNLKLRIYFLEERMGTNFGMDKENAIKKNIELKVEVESYKKELAEKQDLLCQAVKAMELDEEEHIKVKDELQQKVNNLQNQLDSLQQKYDDATGDHGDRGFDDDKEFYERNFEKHCSHEPYIQELENKIKELENALEKSKENARDLDNLLQLTENRSSNLASVEEELKEKENALKKQQVDIEERNKIVSNYRVRVSKLEDDLIEKKNDIDFIAKELKEKCLLVQDLKHDNEDLQKLLNENQANLTLERRKIEKHKLSVYERNKRIIELEDEVKQLTKKLTIMQAQFEVAVKTEVQRKNDGARKPQSPLTDANKFAVVEPAKGNANTASGDEHVYSNPRSPSLSQLKLSPRSSSPNFERHRVQSKSPSHAPAECSSNYAVTTPDLKQHSLDQLQQAIGNYQKQISKLEQDQLKACKLIQFMCETRKKNTREIDELKSIITKKDFEIDQLSEKVRKTPFKDLSMVESLSTHLLSPNHSKKSVNSRTDVSKTSSIEVVTNNETSAPDLIEDPKLLLEQYRELTDNLEEQKQVLISTVEETKNQLEDLECKCESLKAELKTRENRIVDLEFELLSLSQGISSESLGMGEKSDVGNEKPASFFIKELEEKDREIEKLESELKKRTCDLQGIVNKELWEKNREIEKLTKRYNEIIATKDQELNQLEGDLSSKTQQLEVLTDRISELGIIVRHQDDSFEIIKKESLELCSLELKLNDSIKERDFYRTQLVEYDNKLKLATEKAIIDTQKLSQLENEVQLIREENEKCENLRQDALEVCSILSRRLEELAYFLDSLLKQKSVLGFLGTKQNEKLRQLINQSLDISHTLSLSISLNPNQSLMQLSNLSALLNTTTPIECDENGDQSEYVNKIPTEISLTYHSHFSQTEQIGEEGGIIATLRSQIDKLKNDIQARDIELEKLGVSLEKGDNNEVKMLSVVKVDECIKEDEEIMDVLLSIVPESQGAQPSSQQIYETLVCTKISGSADKSKYGIDNSDTESWSEPDRAVSKARIGLGDCITPTQSREDIASTEDDPEKSNSTSRLVVSRKSILAENRQTIINLHEQICEMESKLREKEAELEMLKDTCSEITLQLESSQETQKRNMEINEELKRERDELLENVEMLEKKLASTEMVKQETQMQLGELQKTIEEVKTSQKILQETVDLKNKDAQNKMNELELEKGLLIEKLKFTEQKAQDLVTECINAEKKLQLLRDELQFIEQSVREELQLDFEEKLREQDENYEMKLKLLERTAEAELKMFRDEADAKIRRITDEADLQIKQLVIDNQELLSKYDAECMRRVEVDKVMGSIKELEKFKKVVKVAEDRIRSLEDTEKHLKHQLHDTEIQYQSKISMLHCELEKISLSHSESLLEKSRILTEKTELDTRLKEFAEKEMEFARQVCEYKDDFENMKDTFQKQLAHLESQKSRLELRIGELEQVNAELRNRLVRLQATDNNQQNNQQQTSKTPVAHPASSRILELFLNKTVPASFKRQYSENSEYSEDHNNSGRNVFGGPAVSGSAEIDRQHANSSPDLGIESDHGRFSSLEAAVNINRPFLKTLELTESMSNLLSKDDGQVVSCNNEICCTKTKELVNENNDLRKKLLRTRRALEDTVSQLTMANQRKKQVEKTICKQIHKTSQVLRKAKANLDNGSDHEVLKQ is encoded by the exons ATGTcgtattataataaatatgggGCGCAAAGGACACCCCCCAGGAAATCGCTTACTCAACCTTCTGCAACTAGTCCTTTTTG cacAAGTCCTTGTCAATTACAAGAATTAACATTAGATCCTGATGGTACTTATAACC ATGCTGTTGGTGGATATCAAACTTCGAATATCGGGCAAGCCCGTAGCCGATCAGTTAAGGAGTTTGAAGAAACTCTTACCGCTCTTCGGAAAGAAAACTTCAATCTTAAGCTGAGGATTTATTTCCTTGAGGAGCGGATGGGGACAAACTTTGGCATGGATAAAGAAAatgcgattaaaaaaaatattgaattaaag GTGGAAGTGGAGAGTTATAAGAAAGAGCTTGCAGAGAAACAGGATCTCTTATGTCAAGCTGTGAAGGCTATGGAGTTGGATGAAGAAGAACACATTAAAGTGAAAGATGAACTCCAACAGAAAGTTAATAACTTACAGAATCAATTAGATTCGCTCCAACAGAAGTATGat GATGCTACGGGAGATCATGGTGATCGTGGTTTTGATGatgataaagaattttatgaaaGAAACTTTGAGAAACATTGCAGTCATGAACCCTACATAcaagaattagaaaataaaataaaagaacttGAAAACGCT ctGGAAAAATCGAAAGAAAACGCGCGTGATTTGGACAACCTTTTACAGCTAACAGAAAATAGAAGTAGTAATTTAGCGTCCGTTGAAgaggaattaaaagaaaaagaaaacgcCTTAAAGAAACAACAAGTCGACATCGAAGAACGCAATAAAATCGTGTCGAATTATCGCGTACGCGTGAGTAAACTCGAAGATGATttgattgaaaagaaaaacgacATTGACTTCATCGCCAAGGAGTTGAAAGAGAAGTGCCTTTTGGTGCAAGATTTAAAACACGACAACGAGGATCTTCAAAAATTGCTGAACGAGAACCAAGCTAACCTAACGTTGGAACGACGCAAGATCGAGAAGCATAAGCTATCGGTTTACGAACGGAACAAGCGGATTATCGAACTAGAAGACGAGGTGAAACAGCTAACGAAAAAATTAACGATTATGCAGGCGCAGTTCGAGGTTGCGGTCAAAACCGAGGTTCAACGTAAAAACGATGGGGCGCGTAAACCTCAGTCACCGCTTACTGACGCTAATAAATTTGCAGTTGTCGAGCCGGCTAAAGGGAATGCCAACACCGCATCCGGCGACGAGCATGTATACAGCAACCCAAGGTCGCCATCACTATCGCAATTAAAACTCTCACCCCGATCTTCATCGCCAAATTTCGAACGTCATCGCGTCCAATCCAAGTCACCTTCACACGCACCGGCCGAATGTTCGTCTAACTACGCCGTTACCACGCCAGATTTAAAACAACACAGTCTTGATCAGTTACAGCAAGCAATTGGAAATTACCAGAAGCAAATCTCCAAGCTCGAACAAGATCAACTTAAAGCGTGTAAACTTATCCAGTTTATGTGCGAAACTCGTAAAAAGAACACTAGAGAAATTGATGAACTTAAAtcgattattacaaaaaaagattttgaaatcGATCAGCTATCAGAAAAAGTTAGGAAGACACCTTTTAAAGATCTTAGCATGGTGGAATCCTTGTCCACTCACCTTTTATCGCCCAATCATAGTAAGAAGAGCGTAAATTCAAGAACCGACGTCAGCAAGACTTCTAGCATTGAAGTCGTTACAAATAATGAG ACATCTGCTCCTGACTTGATTGAGGACCCTAAGTTGTTACTAGAACAATACAGAGAACTTACAGATAACTTAGAGGAACAAAAACAG gtTTTGATAAGTACCGTTGAAGAAACGAAAAATCAACTCGAAGATCTTGAATGTAAATGTGAATCGCTCAAGGCTGAACTGAAAACTCGCGAAAATCGAATTGTCGACTTGGAATTTGAACTTCTCTCGTTATCCCAGGGAATATCGAGTGAATCTTTAGGAATGGGGGAGAAGTCTGATGTGGGTAACGAAAAGCCAGCCTCGTTCTTCATCAAAGAACTTGAAGAAAAAGACCGTGAGATTGAAAAGCTCGAATCGGAACTTAAGAAGCGGACCTGTGATCTTCAAGGAATCGTTAACAAAGAACTTTGGGAGAAGAATcgagaaattgaaaaattaacgaAACGTTACAACGAAATCATCGCAACCAAAGACCAAGAATTGAATCAACTCGAAGGAGATTTATCATCAAAAACTCAACAATTGGAGGTTTTAACTGATAGAATATCTGAATTGGGGATAATCGTGAGACATCAAGATGATTCTTTCGAAATAATTAAGAAGGAAAGTCTCGAATTGTGTTCGTTagagttaaaattaaacgattcGATCAAAGAACGCGACTTTTATCGAACGCAATTGGTCGAGTATGATAATAAACTCAAACTAGCTACTGAAAAAGCTATCATTGATACACAAAAATTATCGCAGTTAGAAAATGAAGTACAATTGATCAGAGAAGAAAATGAGAAATGTGAAAATCTTCGGCAGGACGCCCTGGAAGTGTGCTCGATTCTTTCAAGACGCCTGGAAGAGTTGGCTTACTTTTTGGACTCTTTGCTTAAGCAGAAATCAGTTTTGGGCTTTTTAGGGACGAAACAAAACGAAAAACTTCGACAACTTATTAATCAAAGCTTAGATATATCTCACACGTTATCGCTATCTATATCTTTAAACCCAAATCAAAGCCTGATGCAACTCTCCAACCTCTCAGCTCTTTTAAACACAACAACACCAATCGAATGTGACGAAAACGGCGATCAAAGCGAATACGTTAATAAAATCCCAACGGAAATTTCCCTTACCTATCACAGTCATTTTAGTCAAACAGAACAAATAGGCGAAGAAGGTGGGATTATTGCAACGCTAAGATCgcaaattgataaattaaagaatgacATTCAAGCTAGGGATATCGAGTTGGAAAAATTGGGCGTTTCTTTAGAAAAAGGCGATAACAATGaagtaaaaatgttatctGTTGTTAAAGTCGATGAATGCATTAAAGAAGACGAGGAAATTATGGATGTGTTATTATCTATTGTTCCCGAATCGCAAGGTGCACAACCATCGTCTCAACAAATCTACGAAACATTAGTATGCACTAAAATAAGCGGATCTGCTGATAAATCAAAGTATGGGATTGATAATTCGGATACTGAATCGTGGTCTGAACCAGATAGAGCCGTATCTAAAGCAAGAATCGGTTTGGGCGATTGTATAACACCAACACAATCAAGAGAAGATATAGCCTCCACTGAAGACGACCCAGAAAAATCTAATTCCACTTCACGATTAGTTGTATCCAGGAAATCAATTTTGGCAGAAAACCGccaaacaataataaatctcCACGAACAAATTTGCGAGATGGAATCGAaattaagagaaaaagaaGCTGAATTAGAAATGCTAAAAGATACCTGTTCGGAAATTACCCTCCAATTAGAATCATCGCAAGAAACCCAAAAAAGAAACATGGAAATAAACGAGGAATTAAAACGTGAAAGAGATGAACTCCtcgaaaatgttgaaatgcTTGAAAAGAAATTGGCATCGACCGAAATGGTAAAACAAGAAACGCAAATGCAACTTGGCGAGCTTCAAAAAACAATAGAAGAGGTGAAAACCTCGCAGAAAATACTACAAGAAACCGTTGATCTTAAAAACAAAGATGctcaaaataaaatgaacgaacttgaattagaaaaaggattactaattgaaaaattgaaattcacAGAACAAAAAGCTCAAGATTTAGTAACTGAATGTATTAATGCCGAGAAAAAATTGCAATTATTACGGGATGAGTTACAATTCATAGAGCAAAGCGTCCGAGAAGAATTACAATTAGATTTTGAGGAAAAACTCAGGGAACAAGACGAAAATTACGAAATGAAGCTTAAATTACTTGAACGTACCGCTGAGGCggaattgaaaatgtttaggGATGAGGCTGATGCGAAAATAAGAAGGATCACCGATGAAGCTGATTTACAAATTAAACAGTTGGTGATTGATAATCAAGAATTGTTGAGTAAATATGATGCTGAATGTATGCGAAGAGTGGAAGTTGATAAAGTTATGGGATCAATAAAAGAACTAgaaaag ttcaaaaaagttgtaaaagtAGCTGAAGATAGAATCCGCTCTTTAGAAGACActgaaaaacatttaaaacatcaaTTACACGACACAGAAATCCAATATCAATCGAAAATAAGTATGTTGCATTgcgaattagaaaaaattagtTTGTCGCATTCGGAGTCTTTACTAGAAAAGTCTCGTATCCTAACGGAAAAGACGGAACTAGATACGCGTCTTAAAGAATTTGCTGAAAAGGAAATGGAATTCGCCCGTCAAGTGTGCGAGTACAAagacgattttgaaaatatgaaggACACGTTTCAAAAGCAATTGGCGCATCTTGAAAGTCAAAAGTCGCGGCTTGAATTGAGAATTGGGGAACTCGAACAAGTCAACGCCGAGCTTAGAAATCGATTGGTGAGATTACAAGCTACCGATAATAATCaacaaaataatcaacaacaaaCATCTAAAACGCCTGTTGCCCACCCGGCATCAAGTCGCATATTGGAgctatttttgaataaaacagTACCAGCGAGTTTTAAGAGGCAGTATTCCGAGAATTCCGAGTATTCCGAAGATCACAATAATTCTGGTAGAAACGTGTTTGGAGGTCCTGCTGTTTCAGGATCCGCTGAAATCGATAGACAACACGCTAACTCATCTCCCGATCTTGGAATTGAAAGCGATCACGGCCGATTTTCAAGTTTGGAAGCCGCGGTTAATATCAATAgaccgtttttgaaaacattGGAATTGACGGAATCTATGAGTAATCTATTAAGTAAAGACGACGGCCAAGTTGTGTCATGCA ataatgAAATATGTTGTACGAAAACGAAAGAACTGGTAAACGAAAACAACGATTTACGTAAGAAATTGTTACGAACGCGTCGAGCGCTAGAAGATACGGTTAGTCAATTAACGATGGCTAACCAGCGTAAAAAACAAGTTGAAAAAACGATTTGCAAACAGATTCACAAGACTAGTCAGGTGTTGCGTAAGGCGAAGGCGAACTTAGACAACGGCTCAGATCATGAAGTTTTAAAGCAGTAA